In Eulemur rufifrons isolate Redbay chromosome 3, OSU_ERuf_1, whole genome shotgun sequence, a single window of DNA contains:
- the RAD21 gene encoding double-strand-break repair protein rad21 homolog, which translates to MFYAHFVLSKRGPLAKIWLAAHWDKKLTKAHVFECNLESSVESIISPKVKMALRTSGHLLLGVVRIYHRKAKYLLADCNEAFIKIKMAFRPGVVDLPEENREAAYNAITLPEEFHDFDQPLPDLDDIDVAQQFSLNQSRVEEITMREEVGNISILQENDFGDFGMDDREMMREGSAFEDDDMLVSTSASNLLLEPEQSTSNLNEKINHLEYEDQYKDDNFGEGNDGGILDDKLISNNDGGIFDDPPALSEAGVMLPEQPTHDDMDEDDNVSMGGPDSPDSVDPVEPMPTMTDQTTLVPNEEEAFALEPIDITVKETKAKRKRKLIVDSVKELDSKTIRAQLSDYSDIVTTLDLAPPTKKLMMWKETGGVEKLFSLPAQPLWNNRLLKLFTRCLTPLVPEDLRKRRKGGEADNLDEFLKEFENPEVPREDQQQQHQQRDVIDEPILEEPSRLQESAMETSRTNLDESAMPPPPPQGVKRKAGQIDPEPVIPPQQVEQMEIPPVELPPEEPPNICQLIPELELLPEKEKEKEKEKEDDEEEEDEDASGGDQDQEERRWNKRTQQMLHGLQRALAKTGAESISLLELCRNTNRKQAAAKFYSFLVLKKQQAIELTQEEPYSDIIATPGPRFHII; encoded by the exons GTGAAGATGGCATTACGGACATCAGGCCATCTCTTATTGGGAGTAGTTCGAATTTATCACAGGAAAGCCAAGTACCTTCTTGCCGACTGTAATGAGGCATTTATTAAGATAAAGATGGCTTTTCGCCCAG GTGTCGTTGACCTGCCTGAGGAAAATCGGGAAGCAGCCTATAATGCCATTACTTTACCTGAAGAATTTCATGACTTTGATCAGCCACTGCCTGACTTAGA TGACATCGATGTGGCCCAGCAGTTCAGCCTGAATCAAAGTAGAGTGGAAGAGATAACCATGAGAGAAGAAGTTGGGAACATCAGTATTTTACAAGAAAATGATTTTG GCGACTTTGGGATGGATGATCGTGAGATGATGAGAGAAGGCAGTGCTTTTGAGGATGACGACATGTTAGTAAGCACTAGTGCTTCTAACCTCCTATTAGAGCCTGAACAGAGCACCAGCAATCTGAATGAGAAGATTAACCATTTAGAATATGAAGACCAGTATAAAGATGATAATTTCGGAGAAGGAAATGATGGTGGAATATTAG ATGACAAACTTATTAGTAATAATGATGGTGGTATCTTTGACGAtcctcctgccctctctgagGCAGGGGTGATGTTGCCAGAGCAGCCTACACATGACGATATGGATGAGGATGATAACGTATCAA tggGTGGGCCTGATAGTCCTGATTCAGTGGATCCCGTTGAACCCATGCCGACTATGACTGATCAAACAACACTTGTTCCAAATGAGGAAGAAGCATTTGCATTGGAACCTATTGATATAACTG tcaaggaaacaaaagccaagaggaagaggaagctaATCGTTGACAGTGTCAAAGAGTTGGATAGCAAGACAATTCGAGCCCAACTTAGTGATTATTCTGATATTGTTACTACGTTGGATCTGGCACCACCCACCAAGAAATTGATGATGTGGAAAGAGACAGGAGGAGTGGAAAAACTTTTCTCTTTACCTGCTCAGCCTTTGTGGAATAACAGACTACTGAAG CTCTTTACACGCTGTCTTACACCACTTGTACCAGAAGACCttaggaaaaggaggaaaggaggagaggcaGATAATTTGGATGAGTTTCTCAAAGAATTTGAAAATCCAGAGGTTCCTAGAGAGGATCAGCAACAGCAGCATCAGCAGCGTGATGTTATCG ATGAGCCCATTTTGGAAGAGCCAAGCCGCCTCCAGGAGTCAGCCATGGAGACCAGCAGAACAAACTTGGATGAGTCAGCCatgcccccaccaccacctcaggGAGTTAAGCGAAAAGCTGGACAAATTGACCCAGAGCCTGTGATTCCT ccTCAGCAGGTAGAACAGATGGAAATACCACCTGTAGAGCTTCCCCCAGAAGAACCTCCAAATATCTGTCAGCTAATACCAGAGTTAGAACTTCtaccagaaaaggaaaaggagaaagaaaaggaaaaagaagatgatgaggaagaggag GATGAAGATGCTTCAGGGGGTGATCAGGaccaagaagaaagaagatggaaCAAAAGGACTCAGCAGATGCTTCATGGTCTTCAG cGAGCTCTCGCTAAAACTGGAGCTGAATCTATCAGTTTGCTTGAGTTATGTCGAAACACGAACAGAAAGCAAGCTGCAGCAAAGTTCTACAGCTTCTTGGTTCTTAAAAAGCAGCAAGCTATTGAGCTAACACAGGAAGAACCGTACAGCGACATCATCGCAACACCTGGACCAAGGTTCCATATTATATAA